The Syngnathus scovelli strain Florida chromosome 18, RoL_Ssco_1.2, whole genome shotgun sequence genome contains a region encoding:
- the vill gene encoding villin-1 isoform X2: MTMMTRTASSKDKPTTKSTVHVKMNDANKDAFKSVHKKAGLQIWTINKLQMVPVSAQSFGNFFEGDCYIVLHMSQNLGSADIHYWIGNTSSQDEQGAAAVFVTQLDEHLGGAPVQHREVQGHESPRFRGYFKNGIIYKKGGVASGFDHVDTNAYNVLRLLHVKGRKHISATEVDAAWSSFNTGDIFLLDMGNLIVQWNGEKSNRGEKLKATLLAQDIRDRERGGRAAIGVVEGGDERDSPELMKNMTAALGPRTGALKAAIPDDDSRRPVNANVRLYHVYDVSGNLVVQEVATQPLTQNLLKSSDCYILDNAGSSVMVWKGKHASKEERRGAMNRAVGYIKAKNYPASTSVEVMSEGGESAMFKHLFKEWRDKNQTQGLGTTHNVGKIAKVDQVKFDVMELHARPEVAAKERMVDDGSGDVKVWRIEDLELAEVNPRTYGQFYGGDCYLVLYTYRISNREQHILYMWQGRYATKDEVTACAYQAVLVDQKYNGAPVQVRVVMGKEPRHFLAIFKGRLIIFEGGTGRPGVVNPVSEARLFQVRGTNELNTKATEVLARASSLNTNDVFLLKSDHSCYLWYGKGCSGDERLMARAISDVVSKQDKQVVMEGQEPAEFWVALGGKAPYASDKSLQREEPLHSPRLFECSNQTGQFRMTEVDDFAQCDLDQEDVMLLDTWEEIFLWVGKSANEYETKETWNSAHEYLRTHPAGRDKDTPVVCVKQGFEPPTFTGWFNAWDPHKWSVGKSYEEIKKELNSNSSLLELNHDLNNTTLNSGGGNYRAPGGPMSPPIYKSHFGDSSPVITSPTSSRPFPTTPGKQVDPELLINKSASELPPGVDPCYKENFLSDADFEQLLGMGRSEFQRLAEWRQKELKKKAGLF; encoded by the exons atgacgatgatgacgaggaCGGCATCCAGCAAGGACAAACCGACTACGAAG TCCACAGTACACGTTAAGATGAATGATGCCAATAAAGATGCGTTTAAGAGTGTCCACAAAAAAGCAGGCCTGCAGATATGGACCATTAAC AAGCTGCAGATGGTGCCGGTGTCGGCCCAAAGCTTCGGCAACTTTTTCGAGGGCGATTGTTACATTGTTTTGCAT ATGAGTCAGAACTTGGGCTCGGCCGACATTCACTATTGGATCGGGAACACCTCGTCGCAGGATGAGCAGGGAGCGGCGGCTGTCTTCGTCACCCAACTGGATGAGCACTTGGGGGGTGCGCCGGTGCAGCACAGGGAGGTGCAGGGTCACGAGTCACCACGTTTCAGGGGCTACTTCAAAAACGGCATTAT ATACAAAAAAGGGGGCGTGGCCTCCGGTTTTGACCACGTGGATACCAACGCCTACAATGTCCTGCGTTTGCTGCATGTCAAAGGGCGGAAGCACATCTCAGCCACCGAG GTGGATGCGGCGTGGAGCAGCTTTAACACGGGGGATATCTTTCTTCTGGACATGGGCAATCTCATAGTGCAGTGGAATGGAGAAAAGAGTAACAGGGGGGAGAAGCTCAAG GCCACCTTGCTGGCTCAGGATATCCGGGACCGGGAACGAGGCGGCCGGGCTGCGATCGGCGTGGTGGAGGGCGGAGATGAGCGCGACTCGCCCGAGCTGATGAAGAACATGACGGCTGCTTTGGGTCCGAGGACCGGTGCACTCAAGGCTGCCATCCCTGATGACGACTCACGCCGGCCAGTCAACGCCAACGTCAGGCTGTACCA TGTTTACGACGTCAGTGGGAATCTGGTGGTTCAAGAAGTGGCCACGCAGCCTCTCACTCAAAACCTCCTGAAGTCTTCT GACTGCTACATATTGGACAATGCGGGCTCCAGTGTGATGGTGTGGAAAGGAAAACACGCCTCCAAAGAGGAGAGGCGTGGTGCTATGAACCGGGCGGTG GGTTATATCAAGGCCAAGAACTACCCAGCAAGCACCAGTGTGGAGGTCATGTCCGAGGGCGGCGAGTCGGCCATGTTCAAGCACCTCTTCAAGGAGTGGAGGGACAAGAATCAAACTCAAGGCTTGGGCACCACGCACAATGTGGGCAAGATAG CAAAGGTTGACCAGGTGAAGTTTGACGTGATGGAGCTCCACGCACGTCCCGAGGTGGCAGCAAAGGAGCGCATGGTGGACGACGGCTCTGGAGATGTCAAG GTGTGGCGCATTGAAGATTTGGAACTGGCCGAAGTCAATCCGAGGACATATGGACAGTTTTACGGCGGAGACTGCTACCTGGTGCTATACACGTATCGCATATCAaaccgggagcagcacattctcTACATGTGGcag GGGCGGTACGCCACCAAAGACGAGGTGACGGCTTGTGCCTATCAGGCCGTGCTAGTGGATCAGAAGTACAACGGAGCCCCCGTGCAGGTTCGGGTGGTCATGGGAAAGGAGCCCCGCCATTTCCTGGCCATTTTCAAAGGCAGACTTATCATCTTTGAG GGTGGTACCGGTCGACCCGGCGTGGTCAACCCTGTGAGCGAAGCCAGGCTCTTCCAGGTTCGGGGGACTAACGAGCTGAACACCAAGGCTACTGAAGTTCTAGCCAGGGCGTCATCCCTCAACACCAATGACGTTTTCCTGCTCAAGAGTGACCACTCGTGCTACTTGTGGTACGGGAAG GGTTGCAGCGGGGATGAGAGGCTGATGGCGAGAGCCATTTCTGACGTGGTCTCCAAACAGGACAAACAGGTGGTGATGGAGGGTCAGGAGCCGGCTGAATTCTGGGTAGCCCTTGGAGGGAAGGCACCCTACGCCAGTGACAAGAG tctcCAGAGGGAGGAGCCTCTTCACAGCCCTCGCCTGTTTGAGTGCTCAAATCAGACGGGTCAGTTTCGGATGACCGAGGTGGACGACTTTGCACAATGCGACCTGGACCAGGAGGATGTCATGCTGCTGGACACCTGGGAAGAG ATTTTCTTGTGGGTGGGGAAATCCGCTAATGAGTACGAGACCAAGGAGACATGGAACTCTGCCCATGAGTACTTACGCACCCACCCGGCGGGCCGTGACAAGGACACGCCTGTGGTCTGTGTCAAACAGGGCTTTGAGCCCCCCACATTCACCGGCTGGTTTAATGCATGGGACCCCCATAAGTGGAGC GTGGGGAAGTCCTATGAGGAGATCAAGAAAGAGCTGAATAGCAACTCATCGCTGTTAGAGCTCAATCAT GATCTAAACAACACCACTTTAAATTCAGGCGGAGGCAATTACCGGGCGCCCGGAGGCCCCATGAGTCCTCCGATCTACAAAAGCCATTTTGGGGATTCATCCCCCGTAATCACCAGCCCGACTTCATCCCGCCCATTCCCTACAACCCCCGGGAAGCAAGTGGACCCCGAGCTCCTCATCAACAAGTCCGCCTCGGAGCTCCCTCCGGGCGTGGATCCCTGCTACAAAGAG AACTTCCTGTCTGACGCCGATTTTGAGCAACTGCTCGGCATGGGCCGCTCAGAATTCCAGCGCTTGGCGGAGTGGCGGCAGAAGGAGCTGAAAAAGAAGGCGGGGCTTTTTTAA
- the vill gene encoding villin-1 isoform X3, with the protein MNDANKDAFKSVHKKAGLQIWTINKLQMVPVSAQSFGNFFEGDCYIVLHMSQNLGSADIHYWIGNTSSQDEQGAAAVFVTQLDEHLGGAPVQHREVQGHESPRFRGYFKNGIIYKKGGVASGFDHVDTNAYNVLRLLHVKGRKHISATEVDAAWSSFNTGDIFLLDMGNLIVQWNGEKSNRGEKLKATLLAQDIRDRERGGRAAIGVVEGGDERDSPELMKNMTAALGPRTGALKAAIPDDDSRRPVNANVRLYHVYDVSGNLVVQEVATQPLTQNLLKSSDCYILDNAGSSVMVWKGKHASKEERRGAMNRAVGYIKAKNYPASTSVEVMSEGGESAMFKHLFKEWRDKNQTQGLGTTHNVGKIAKVDQVKFDVMELHARPEVAAKERMVDDGSGDVKVWRIEDLELAEVNPRTYGQFYGGDCYLVLYTYRISNREQHILYMWQGRYATKDEVTACAYQAVLVDQKYNGAPVQVRVVMGKEPRHFLAIFKGRLIIFEGGTGRPGVVNPVSEARLFQVRGTNELNTKATEVLARASSLNTNDVFLLKSDHSCYLWYGKGCSGDERLMARAISDVVSKQDKQVVMEGQEPAEFWVALGGKAPYASDKSLQREEPLHSPRLFECSNQTGQFRMTEVDDFAQCDLDQEDVMLLDTWEEIFLWVGKSANEYETKETWNSAHEYLRTHPAGRDKDTPVVCVKQGFEPPTFTGWFNAWDPHKWSVGKSYEEIKKELNSNSSLLELNHDLNNTTLNSGGGNYRAPGGPMSPPIYKSHFGDSSPVITSPTSSRPFPTTPGKQVDPELLINKSASELPPGVDPCYKENFLSDADFEQLLGMGRSEFQRLAEWRQKELKKKAGLF; encoded by the exons ATGAATGATGCCAATAAAGATGCGTTTAAGAGTGTCCACAAAAAAGCAGGCCTGCAGATATGGACCATTAAC AAGCTGCAGATGGTGCCGGTGTCGGCCCAAAGCTTCGGCAACTTTTTCGAGGGCGATTGTTACATTGTTTTGCAT ATGAGTCAGAACTTGGGCTCGGCCGACATTCACTATTGGATCGGGAACACCTCGTCGCAGGATGAGCAGGGAGCGGCGGCTGTCTTCGTCACCCAACTGGATGAGCACTTGGGGGGTGCGCCGGTGCAGCACAGGGAGGTGCAGGGTCACGAGTCACCACGTTTCAGGGGCTACTTCAAAAACGGCATTAT ATACAAAAAAGGGGGCGTGGCCTCCGGTTTTGACCACGTGGATACCAACGCCTACAATGTCCTGCGTTTGCTGCATGTCAAAGGGCGGAAGCACATCTCAGCCACCGAG GTGGATGCGGCGTGGAGCAGCTTTAACACGGGGGATATCTTTCTTCTGGACATGGGCAATCTCATAGTGCAGTGGAATGGAGAAAAGAGTAACAGGGGGGAGAAGCTCAAG GCCACCTTGCTGGCTCAGGATATCCGGGACCGGGAACGAGGCGGCCGGGCTGCGATCGGCGTGGTGGAGGGCGGAGATGAGCGCGACTCGCCCGAGCTGATGAAGAACATGACGGCTGCTTTGGGTCCGAGGACCGGTGCACTCAAGGCTGCCATCCCTGATGACGACTCACGCCGGCCAGTCAACGCCAACGTCAGGCTGTACCA TGTTTACGACGTCAGTGGGAATCTGGTGGTTCAAGAAGTGGCCACGCAGCCTCTCACTCAAAACCTCCTGAAGTCTTCT GACTGCTACATATTGGACAATGCGGGCTCCAGTGTGATGGTGTGGAAAGGAAAACACGCCTCCAAAGAGGAGAGGCGTGGTGCTATGAACCGGGCGGTG GGTTATATCAAGGCCAAGAACTACCCAGCAAGCACCAGTGTGGAGGTCATGTCCGAGGGCGGCGAGTCGGCCATGTTCAAGCACCTCTTCAAGGAGTGGAGGGACAAGAATCAAACTCAAGGCTTGGGCACCACGCACAATGTGGGCAAGATAG CAAAGGTTGACCAGGTGAAGTTTGACGTGATGGAGCTCCACGCACGTCCCGAGGTGGCAGCAAAGGAGCGCATGGTGGACGACGGCTCTGGAGATGTCAAG GTGTGGCGCATTGAAGATTTGGAACTGGCCGAAGTCAATCCGAGGACATATGGACAGTTTTACGGCGGAGACTGCTACCTGGTGCTATACACGTATCGCATATCAaaccgggagcagcacattctcTACATGTGGcag GGGCGGTACGCCACCAAAGACGAGGTGACGGCTTGTGCCTATCAGGCCGTGCTAGTGGATCAGAAGTACAACGGAGCCCCCGTGCAGGTTCGGGTGGTCATGGGAAAGGAGCCCCGCCATTTCCTGGCCATTTTCAAAGGCAGACTTATCATCTTTGAG GGTGGTACCGGTCGACCCGGCGTGGTCAACCCTGTGAGCGAAGCCAGGCTCTTCCAGGTTCGGGGGACTAACGAGCTGAACACCAAGGCTACTGAAGTTCTAGCCAGGGCGTCATCCCTCAACACCAATGACGTTTTCCTGCTCAAGAGTGACCACTCGTGCTACTTGTGGTACGGGAAG GGTTGCAGCGGGGATGAGAGGCTGATGGCGAGAGCCATTTCTGACGTGGTCTCCAAACAGGACAAACAGGTGGTGATGGAGGGTCAGGAGCCGGCTGAATTCTGGGTAGCCCTTGGAGGGAAGGCACCCTACGCCAGTGACAAGAG tctcCAGAGGGAGGAGCCTCTTCACAGCCCTCGCCTGTTTGAGTGCTCAAATCAGACGGGTCAGTTTCGGATGACCGAGGTGGACGACTTTGCACAATGCGACCTGGACCAGGAGGATGTCATGCTGCTGGACACCTGGGAAGAG ATTTTCTTGTGGGTGGGGAAATCCGCTAATGAGTACGAGACCAAGGAGACATGGAACTCTGCCCATGAGTACTTACGCACCCACCCGGCGGGCCGTGACAAGGACACGCCTGTGGTCTGTGTCAAACAGGGCTTTGAGCCCCCCACATTCACCGGCTGGTTTAATGCATGGGACCCCCATAAGTGGAGC GTGGGGAAGTCCTATGAGGAGATCAAGAAAGAGCTGAATAGCAACTCATCGCTGTTAGAGCTCAATCAT GATCTAAACAACACCACTTTAAATTCAGGCGGAGGCAATTACCGGGCGCCCGGAGGCCCCATGAGTCCTCCGATCTACAAAAGCCATTTTGGGGATTCATCCCCCGTAATCACCAGCCCGACTTCATCCCGCCCATTCCCTACAACCCCCGGGAAGCAAGTGGACCCCGAGCTCCTCATCAACAAGTCCGCCTCGGAGCTCCCTCCGGGCGTGGATCCCTGCTACAAAGAG AACTTCCTGTCTGACGCCGATTTTGAGCAACTGCTCGGCATGGGCCGCTCAGAATTCCAGCGCTTGGCGGAGTGGCGGCAGAAGGAGCTGAAAAAGAAGGCGGGGCTTTTTTAA
- the vill gene encoding villin-1 isoform X1 — MRSLYTPSCSSFVCANSQGKQHLMNGCATLFTILLWTYYIPQGTSSGELYTSTVHVKMNDANKDAFKSVHKKAGLQIWTINKLQMVPVSAQSFGNFFEGDCYIVLHMSQNLGSADIHYWIGNTSSQDEQGAAAVFVTQLDEHLGGAPVQHREVQGHESPRFRGYFKNGIIYKKGGVASGFDHVDTNAYNVLRLLHVKGRKHISATEVDAAWSSFNTGDIFLLDMGNLIVQWNGEKSNRGEKLKATLLAQDIRDRERGGRAAIGVVEGGDERDSPELMKNMTAALGPRTGALKAAIPDDDSRRPVNANVRLYHVYDVSGNLVVQEVATQPLTQNLLKSSDCYILDNAGSSVMVWKGKHASKEERRGAMNRAVGYIKAKNYPASTSVEVMSEGGESAMFKHLFKEWRDKNQTQGLGTTHNVGKIAKVDQVKFDVMELHARPEVAAKERMVDDGSGDVKVWRIEDLELAEVNPRTYGQFYGGDCYLVLYTYRISNREQHILYMWQGRYATKDEVTACAYQAVLVDQKYNGAPVQVRVVMGKEPRHFLAIFKGRLIIFEGGTGRPGVVNPVSEARLFQVRGTNELNTKATEVLARASSLNTNDVFLLKSDHSCYLWYGKGCSGDERLMARAISDVVSKQDKQVVMEGQEPAEFWVALGGKAPYASDKSLQREEPLHSPRLFECSNQTGQFRMTEVDDFAQCDLDQEDVMLLDTWEEIFLWVGKSANEYETKETWNSAHEYLRTHPAGRDKDTPVVCVKQGFEPPTFTGWFNAWDPHKWSVGKSYEEIKKELNSNSSLLELNHDLNNTTLNSGGGNYRAPGGPMSPPIYKSHFGDSSPVITSPTSSRPFPTTPGKQVDPELLINKSASELPPGVDPCYKENFLSDADFEQLLGMGRSEFQRLAEWRQKELKKKAGLF; from the exons aTGAGATCACTTTATACTCCCAGCTGCTCTTCTTTTGTATGCGCTAACAGTCAAGGTAAACAGCACTTAATGAACGGCTGTGCTACGTTGTTTACAATACTATTATGGACTTATTATATTCCGCAGGGAACGTCAAGTGGAGAGCTGTATACA TCCACAGTACACGTTAAGATGAATGATGCCAATAAAGATGCGTTTAAGAGTGTCCACAAAAAAGCAGGCCTGCAGATATGGACCATTAAC AAGCTGCAGATGGTGCCGGTGTCGGCCCAAAGCTTCGGCAACTTTTTCGAGGGCGATTGTTACATTGTTTTGCAT ATGAGTCAGAACTTGGGCTCGGCCGACATTCACTATTGGATCGGGAACACCTCGTCGCAGGATGAGCAGGGAGCGGCGGCTGTCTTCGTCACCCAACTGGATGAGCACTTGGGGGGTGCGCCGGTGCAGCACAGGGAGGTGCAGGGTCACGAGTCACCACGTTTCAGGGGCTACTTCAAAAACGGCATTAT ATACAAAAAAGGGGGCGTGGCCTCCGGTTTTGACCACGTGGATACCAACGCCTACAATGTCCTGCGTTTGCTGCATGTCAAAGGGCGGAAGCACATCTCAGCCACCGAG GTGGATGCGGCGTGGAGCAGCTTTAACACGGGGGATATCTTTCTTCTGGACATGGGCAATCTCATAGTGCAGTGGAATGGAGAAAAGAGTAACAGGGGGGAGAAGCTCAAG GCCACCTTGCTGGCTCAGGATATCCGGGACCGGGAACGAGGCGGCCGGGCTGCGATCGGCGTGGTGGAGGGCGGAGATGAGCGCGACTCGCCCGAGCTGATGAAGAACATGACGGCTGCTTTGGGTCCGAGGACCGGTGCACTCAAGGCTGCCATCCCTGATGACGACTCACGCCGGCCAGTCAACGCCAACGTCAGGCTGTACCA TGTTTACGACGTCAGTGGGAATCTGGTGGTTCAAGAAGTGGCCACGCAGCCTCTCACTCAAAACCTCCTGAAGTCTTCT GACTGCTACATATTGGACAATGCGGGCTCCAGTGTGATGGTGTGGAAAGGAAAACACGCCTCCAAAGAGGAGAGGCGTGGTGCTATGAACCGGGCGGTG GGTTATATCAAGGCCAAGAACTACCCAGCAAGCACCAGTGTGGAGGTCATGTCCGAGGGCGGCGAGTCGGCCATGTTCAAGCACCTCTTCAAGGAGTGGAGGGACAAGAATCAAACTCAAGGCTTGGGCACCACGCACAATGTGGGCAAGATAG CAAAGGTTGACCAGGTGAAGTTTGACGTGATGGAGCTCCACGCACGTCCCGAGGTGGCAGCAAAGGAGCGCATGGTGGACGACGGCTCTGGAGATGTCAAG GTGTGGCGCATTGAAGATTTGGAACTGGCCGAAGTCAATCCGAGGACATATGGACAGTTTTACGGCGGAGACTGCTACCTGGTGCTATACACGTATCGCATATCAaaccgggagcagcacattctcTACATGTGGcag GGGCGGTACGCCACCAAAGACGAGGTGACGGCTTGTGCCTATCAGGCCGTGCTAGTGGATCAGAAGTACAACGGAGCCCCCGTGCAGGTTCGGGTGGTCATGGGAAAGGAGCCCCGCCATTTCCTGGCCATTTTCAAAGGCAGACTTATCATCTTTGAG GGTGGTACCGGTCGACCCGGCGTGGTCAACCCTGTGAGCGAAGCCAGGCTCTTCCAGGTTCGGGGGACTAACGAGCTGAACACCAAGGCTACTGAAGTTCTAGCCAGGGCGTCATCCCTCAACACCAATGACGTTTTCCTGCTCAAGAGTGACCACTCGTGCTACTTGTGGTACGGGAAG GGTTGCAGCGGGGATGAGAGGCTGATGGCGAGAGCCATTTCTGACGTGGTCTCCAAACAGGACAAACAGGTGGTGATGGAGGGTCAGGAGCCGGCTGAATTCTGGGTAGCCCTTGGAGGGAAGGCACCCTACGCCAGTGACAAGAG tctcCAGAGGGAGGAGCCTCTTCACAGCCCTCGCCTGTTTGAGTGCTCAAATCAGACGGGTCAGTTTCGGATGACCGAGGTGGACGACTTTGCACAATGCGACCTGGACCAGGAGGATGTCATGCTGCTGGACACCTGGGAAGAG ATTTTCTTGTGGGTGGGGAAATCCGCTAATGAGTACGAGACCAAGGAGACATGGAACTCTGCCCATGAGTACTTACGCACCCACCCGGCGGGCCGTGACAAGGACACGCCTGTGGTCTGTGTCAAACAGGGCTTTGAGCCCCCCACATTCACCGGCTGGTTTAATGCATGGGACCCCCATAAGTGGAGC GTGGGGAAGTCCTATGAGGAGATCAAGAAAGAGCTGAATAGCAACTCATCGCTGTTAGAGCTCAATCAT GATCTAAACAACACCACTTTAAATTCAGGCGGAGGCAATTACCGGGCGCCCGGAGGCCCCATGAGTCCTCCGATCTACAAAAGCCATTTTGGGGATTCATCCCCCGTAATCACCAGCCCGACTTCATCCCGCCCATTCCCTACAACCCCCGGGAAGCAAGTGGACCCCGAGCTCCTCATCAACAAGTCCGCCTCGGAGCTCCCTCCGGGCGTGGATCCCTGCTACAAAGAG AACTTCCTGTCTGACGCCGATTTTGAGCAACTGCTCGGCATGGGCCGCTCAGAATTCCAGCGCTTGGCGGAGTGGCGGCAGAAGGAGCTGAAAAAGAAGGCGGGGCTTTTTTAA